A genomic segment from Drosophila miranda strain MSH22 chromosome 3, D.miranda_PacBio2.1, whole genome shotgun sequence encodes:
- the LOC108158228 gene encoding mucin-2, whose protein sequence is MLNSPSTMANRTSSALGCLLGLLLASSSALGLEKCVYCRGINCQRSSYQAEEQCSDRLDACASVFEGGIVQAQGCLEGLEAGWREQCHGPSGGVDCEICVSDKCNTLGSARAGCLQCAESGDEHCVDDPQLLVSQRCPIARTGRSFCFSKLVEERLERGCSLSLSDQLDCLANSNCQLCDPLERPHCNDEIIDLNAAPDPTTESTSTSTSTTSTPTQSTATPSTASPQTTASTASPQTTPTTASPQPTAPPTTAEPNSALSLHSAASSIPLIIVPLAVFVYTVHK, encoded by the exons ATGCTTAATTCGCCTTCTACAATGGCAAACCGCACGTCTTCCGCTCTTGGATGTCTCCTTGGACTGCTCCTGGCGAGCAGCTCGGCTCTGGGGCTGGAGAAATGTGTCTACTGTCGCGGCATCAACTGCCAGAGAAGCAGCTACCAGGCGGAGGAGCAGTGCTCCGACCGACTGGACGCCTGTGCCAGTGTCTTCGAAGGCGGCATAGTCCAGGCCCAGGGCTGCCTGGAGGGTCTCGAGGCTGGCTGGAGGGAACAGTGTCATGGCCCTTCGGGGGGAGTCGACTGTGAGATCTGTGTATCCGACAAGTGCAACACTCTGGGATCTGCGAGAGCCGGTTGTCTCCAGTGTGCGGAAAGTGGG GACGAGCACTGTGTGGATGACCCTCAGCTCCTAGTGTCTCAAAGATGTCCCATCGCGCGGACAGGTAGAAGTTTTTGCTTTTCGAAATTGGTGGAAGAGCGCCTGGAACGGGGCTGTTCTTTGAGCCTTTCGGATCAGCTGGATTGCCTGGCCAATAGCAACTGCCAGCTGTGCGATCCTCTCGAGCGACCCCATTGCAACGATGAGATAATCGACTTAAATGCAGCTCCCGACCCTACAACAGAATCTACTTCCACATCAACCTCAACAACGAGTACACCAACACAATCCACAGCAACACCAAGCACCGCTTCACCACAAACAACAGCAAGCACCGCTTCACCAcaaacaacaccaacaacagctTCTCCACAACCCACAGCACCGCCAACCACAGCCGAACCCAACTCTGCTCTCAGTCTGCACTCCGCTGCCTCCTCTATTCCGCTGATCATAGTCCCATTGGCTGTATTTGTTTACACCGTTCATAAATAA